A window from Bacteroidota bacterium encodes these proteins:
- a CDS encoding DMT family transporter translates to MFKDPRYKGIFFMLLAALGFSVMGGAAKALKESFNAGQLVFYRNAVGLLFLLPGLFIKPPVQEGGRPIRLAFRGLMGTLALYTLLYCILHIPLGTAMSYNLTSALFIAIFSYFLFNEYHGNHVGFAVLLGFAGMLLIYKPVMHLPWYYHVAGLISGITSAIAYLTVHRLAKYYEPRVIVLSFLLSGFIVPLITMIIHYTTGVRADGLFIVDFKLPSGVDWFWILLMGLAALFGQYFVTKSYGADKAGIVSIFGYSNIIYSVFIGMLLGDAFPDWISWAGIICIIGSGIIISIHKKNQPHDKKLK, encoded by the coding sequence ATGTTTAAAGACCCGAGATATAAAGGAATCTTCTTCATGTTACTGGCTGCCCTTGGATTTTCTGTAATGGGTGGAGCCGCCAAAGCACTCAAAGAAAGTTTTAATGCGGGGCAATTGGTGTTTTACAGGAATGCTGTTGGTCTTCTTTTTTTATTACCCGGATTGTTTATAAAACCCCCGGTGCAGGAAGGCGGTAGGCCCATTCGTCTCGCATTTCGTGGCTTGATGGGGACGCTGGCTCTCTATACTTTACTCTATTGCATTTTGCATATTCCATTGGGCACAGCCATGAGTTATAACCTTACTTCAGCTTTGTTCATTGCCATTTTTTCTTATTTCCTGTTTAATGAATATCACGGCAATCATGTTGGGTTTGCAGTACTCCTGGGTTTTGCAGGCATGTTACTTATTTATAAACCGGTTATGCATCTACCATGGTATTATCACGTTGCCGGTTTGATTTCTGGTATTACTTCGGCTATTGCTTATCTCACCGTTCATCGGCTGGCAAAATATTATGAACCAAGAGTTATCGTATTATCGTTCCTTCTCAGTGGTTTTATTGTTCCGCTGATCACCATGATCATTCACTATACAACCGGAGTAAGAGCTGATGGATTGTTTATTGTTGATTTTAAATTACCATCAGGAGTTGATTGGTTCTGGATTTTATTAATGGGACTTGCAGCATTATTCGGGCAGTATTTTGTTACTAAATCATATGGCGCCGACAAAGCTGGTATCGTTTCCATATTCGGATACTCTAATATTATTTACTCAGTTTTTATTGGTATGCTGCTGGGCGACGCCTTCCCCGATTGGATAAGCTGGGCGGGAATTATTTGCATTATCGGTAGCGGGATCATTATCTCCATTCACAAGAAAAATCAGCCGCACGACAAAAAGCTCAAATAA
- a CDS encoding aminotransferase class I/II-fold pyridoxal phosphate-dependent enzyme, with translation MTIQSKLPNTATSIFTIMSGLANQYNAINLGQGFPDYQMSEELVNKVNEVMLKGFNQYVPMQGYMPLRESLAEKVEFLYGTKISPDTQITITPGGTYAIYTALTTVLQPGDEVILFEPAYDSYIPNVEINGGVPVLINLKFPEYKIDWNEVKSKITPKTKVIMLNSPHNPTGAVLGEADMKELISIVRGTNIFILSDEVYEHLIFDNIPHQSILRYPELLERSFVCFSFGKTYNCTGWKLGYCISSAETMTEYRKVHQFNCFCCHTPSQVALAEFLKNKEAYLSLSGIMQQKRDYFIELMKQTKFDMLNSSGSYFICAKYNRISDEGDKEFAIRITKEYGVATIPVSAFYKAGTDNKVVRFCFSKKNETLETAVERLIKI, from the coding sequence TTGACTATTCAATCCAAACTCCCCAACACCGCCACTTCTATTTTCACCATCATGAGTGGGCTTGCCAATCAGTACAATGCTATCAATCTCGGGCAGGGATTTCCTGATTACCAGATGAGCGAAGAGCTGGTGAATAAAGTGAATGAAGTGATGCTTAAAGGATTTAACCAGTATGTGCCGATGCAGGGTTATATGCCGTTACGGGAATCTCTCGCCGAAAAAGTTGAATTTTTATATGGCACAAAGATATCTCCCGACACACAGATCACTATTACACCCGGTGGCACGTATGCAATTTATACGGCATTGACCACTGTGCTTCAACCCGGCGATGAAGTTATTTTGTTTGAACCAGCGTATGACAGCTATATCCCCAATGTTGAGATCAATGGTGGGGTGCCCGTACTAATTAATTTAAAATTCCCTGAATATAAAATTGACTGGAATGAAGTAAAAAGTAAAATCACCCCGAAGACGAAAGTGATCATGCTGAATAGTCCGCACAATCCAACCGGCGCAGTACTGGGCGAAGCAGATATGAAAGAACTTATATCAATTGTAAGGGGCACAAATATTTTTATTCTGAGTGACGAAGTATACGAGCATCTTATATTCGACAATATTCCGCATCAATCCATTCTTCGTTATCCCGAATTACTGGAAAGAAGTTTTGTTTGTTTTTCATTTGGTAAAACATATAACTGTACCGGCTGGAAACTTGGCTACTGTATTTCTTCTGCTGAAACAATGACTGAGTACAGAAAAGTTCACCAATTCAATTGCTTTTGTTGTCATACTCCATCACAGGTTGCATTGGCCGAGTTCCTGAAAAACAAAGAAGCCTATTTATCACTTAGCGGCATTATGCAGCAGAAGCGGGATTATTTTATTGAGCTGATGAAGCAAACAAAATTTGATATGCTTAACAGCAGTGGAAGTTATTTTATCTGTGCAAAATATAACCGCATCAGCGACGAGGGGGATAAAGAGTTTGCAATACGTATAACAAAAGAATACGGCGTAGCTACAATTCCCGTTTCTGCGTTTTATAAAGCAGGAACCGATAATAAAGTTGTACGGTTTTGTTTTTCCAAGAAAAATGAAACGTTGGAAACAGCTGTAGAACGGCTGATAAAAATTTAA